The following is a genomic window from Cydia amplana chromosome 23, ilCydAmpl1.1, whole genome shotgun sequence.
GGCCAGGGCAATCTGTGATGGCGGCCGACGATTGTCCTAGACCCGGTCGCCTGTTCGTTACAGACCGACGTACCAAAATGCAGTTTCTCGTAGATACAGGAAGCGACCTCTGTGTTTTTCCGCGCTCGGCTCTGCGTCAACACCGACCCAAAACCACGTATGAACTGTTCGCCGCAAATGGAACCGTGATCAACACTTACGGCTATGCACAGCTACACTTGGATTTAGGTCTTCGTCGTGAGTACAGTTGGCAATTCACTGTGGCCGACGTCACCAAACCAATTATAGGCGTcgactttctttctttctactATTTACTCGTCGACAGCCGTAACAAACgcttaattaacaatatgacGTCCCTCTCTGTAGCAGCCATGTCAGCCTACAAAGCACGTCACATATCATCAATCAAGACGTCAATTGGAGATTTGAGGTATGATAGCATAGTACAGGAGTTCCCAGACATCACACGGCCACCTGGAGTTCATCGTGAAATAAAACACGGCACGGTCCACTACGAGTATATCAAGACGACAGATGGTCCTCCAGTCCACTGCACACCCAGAAGGTTAGCACCAGACAAACTCAAGATAGCCAAACAGGAGTTTGAGTCCATGCTCAAGTGTGGAACAGCCAGACCGTCACTAAGTCCCTGGTCTACGCCACTGCATCTCACACCTAAGAAAGATAATGGCTGGAGACCATGTGGCGATTATAGGCAATTGAATGCCAGAACTGTTCCAGATCGCTATCCGATTCGTCACATCCATGATTTCTCGCACCAGCTCGCCGGATGTAGGATCTTCTCGACAATCGACTTGGTCAAGGCCTACAACCAAATACCGGTGAACAAGGAAGACATAGCCAAGACAGCGATTTCGACACCATTTGGCCTGTATGAATTTCCCTTTATGACCTTCGGCCTCAGGAACGCAGGACAAACGTTCCAGCGCTTTGTCGACGAGGTCACTAGGGGAATGGATTTCGTTTACGCCTATCTGGACGACTTTCTCATCTTCTCGCCTGATGAAGCAACGCATGAACATCACTTGCGACAGCTCTTCGCCAAGTTGAGGGAGTACGGCATGGTTATCAACCCATCAAAGTGCGTCTTCGGAGTTCCAGAGGTCAAGTTCTTGGGGTACCACATTACAGCAGATGGCACGAAGCCCCTGGAaaggtgtacttccgtttggcccaaatacatttcgccaaatttcactttccaacaaacttatcgcaatagtttcatttcccaaaggaacctttagcaaagttacacttcgcatataacttatttggtcaaattatcatttggcatgattttactttgtcaaatgttattaggacaaaaacttatttagcaaacgtttattattggctaatattatattccaaaaagatgtttgctcaaattctcacgtcgcaaatttggcaaataggcatctctatttaaatttgaacctaaattcgttctgttagaattttgaatttatataatatttctactcagGATCAGTAGCTTACTCCATTCTTACTGAGAAAAAATGTCCACAAGTTTTTggtgcatttgtatgaaattttggggccactttttactcgtattagggtcgaaagagctcgtgattctgactggaaataatacaaaaaaatcacagttctgtgtaatgcagattgggggtaatcttcataaattaagttatagtaggtacaatgcagtaccaaaaaaattactatgtttattacatttttaatcatcaaaatgtcaaaatcaagtcaatttcatttctgatcaaatcgatcgatttgatcatcccgtctggataccgcttTACCAGTTACACTGCACTGAATgggattggcaactgtcaatggtttgcatagatggcaccatcatagcttgccggggcttgccccttctctagttgagttctatgagatttggcttaaagggctggcatctagggcataaaattctatataaaaaacaaaaatttgacacaattctagggattgacagagcaatctatgctggcgccatatgctaaatactttgaccggccaatcccattgattaccgaatcttaattccttaatttttattttaggtccttatataattctaaaatattattgcagatatGTTCATGGCTCaacaaattacatccgtttgcgtaaaacataaccaaaatgataaagtatttcaaatgaaagcaaaaataaaaatactgcaggccctctatggcctctattggtatgtaaattgtatgccatgtaatattttgggacatgtaagttatgcttaatgatacatttgactaaataatacttggtaaaatgaaacttgaccaagtaattatttgctaaacaataacttgccaaaaaagactattgctaagtgaaaaattgcgataagttgttttgccaaacatttttttgggaaatgataatttgggaaacatagtttgggatgtgatactttgggaaacgtttttggcccattcattagtaaaccccCTGGAAACCAAGGTGGAAGCTGTTCAGTCATTCCCTACGCCCAAAACAGTTAAAGAACTTAGGAGGTTCCTAGGGATGATTAACTTTTATCGTCGGTTTATACCCCAAGCCGCCCAGCTCCAAGCTCCGCTGCACGAGTTGCTCACCGGCTCAGTCAGAGGATCACAACCAGTCGACCTGAAAGATGACCAGATGAAAGCTTTCCTCGGCTGCAGCCTAGCCTCTGCCAAGCCGCAATGTTAGCACACCCTGATCCTGATGCCCATCTGGCGCTCGTTACAGATGCTTCCGACACAGCTGTAGGCGGAGTACTTCAGCAACGGAAAGGTGACGCATGGCTGAAAAGGTCATGGCTTTCATAGGTGGAGAGTTGTTGTGGACTGtagattttaaattaaatatcttcaATAGGAAAAATTGAGTTTTATTTAGGAAATCACAAAACATACATTCttgtaggaaagaaaattaatgaaGTGCCGCTATGGCAACGAATAACAATAATTTTCATGGATTTTAAATATAGAATCCTTCAATGTTGCTAACATTATTGCGCCACGAGAatggaattaaattaaattcatttaaaTGCGTATGTTAACATGAACAACATTTAACATCGAGtcattacaattaaattatatattatttaccttAAAAGAAACATGTTTAAGTATAACAGTGATACAATAATTAtcttttaattgttaacgttcaataaaataaaattaatagcaCTAAGACCGAGcgcatataaattcaacacaaatcttagcaaatgtaaacaaaagctCTTTGTTTacactaaaataaatacataaatgtatGCCTTTATAATAGGCACTTGAGACACTTATAACTAAAGATAAGGCTAAGTTATATATCTATAGGCAGTACACATATTTTTGTAATGGGCCTATTGTGAGTATGACCGTATATACTGCGCGTACTGTACCGGCCTTCCCCAGGAACAAGTTAGTTACCCTCGACATGGGCCACTCGAGAGGAGGTAAATTGTAACTACGCAGTATGACTAAATTAGGAATACCGAACTCGCACGAAGTTGTGAAGCGTGGGGCTGGCATGAAACCCATCAGCTAAGTATTGCAGTCGCGTTCAGTCTGAAACACATTACACATTTATATTTGCTCATTTCTTATAATCAAGTTTCTAATAGCATGATGCTGTGCAGTATAAGGAAGCGACGCGTTTTGCAGTCGACCACCAGCTCGTATAATGCCTCCTTCGGTATCAAGGAAGGGAATCAGCAGTTTTAAGTTACCTTTAACTTGCTTGTGAGATTGCAGCATCTTTAAGTCATCTGAAAATAATTGAGCTTGCCCATGTTTGAATATTAACATGAGGGCCTTGTTGAGTTCGACTATAGTTAAGAAACCCTTAAGATTCTGGGATGTCAGTTTGACATTATTGCAAAACCTAAGAATATATGCAAGAACACGGGTCATTTTTGCTATAGtagaaaacttttttattatttcaaagAGATCAGGGTTGTGCGCTGTGGTTGTAAGGCACAGAGCACTGGTATGATCGGCTTTCAGTTCAGGCAACTTGGTGGGCACAGGTGAATATTCTGAAaggatacaattttcattatgCAGGGTTAATTGCCCATGCCCCTCATGACTATTTGTGAAAAGAGTTTCATTCTTTTCATGCAACCTCTTTTCTAGTTTAGGTGCCAAGTGACAAGATTTTCCTAACTCAGAGTTGACTTTCTCTAAAGGGACCTTAGTGGGCAGTGAGACCTCATATTTATTATCTACTAGCTTTGTAGATTCCCTAAAAAGGTTATCACAATAGTCTTGCTCTGGTAAATTATCTAGGAAAATTCCAGGCACCTTTTTTGTTTCCCCAAATTCACTTGACAGATCGCTTAAATATTCATTGCCTTCCCTACACAGCAAAGATATTACCTGTTTAGACTTTTTTCTTGCAGGTAGCTGCATTCGACCACCGATGATCACGCCAAATGATGTCTGCACTAGTGTAGGGCCTTGTGGTGTAGCGGCGCATGCTATTGAAGTGCTCGAAGCTGCAGCACTCGAGGTTGTAAAGCTCGGTGCCGAAGTACTTGCACTGCCCACAGTCACAAAAGGCTGTTTGGTAGCTTGGTCTCCATTATTCTTCGTCTGCGTCAGAAGAATCTGAAAGAAGACACCAGCATCTAGCAGCAAATCCACATCACCACGCTTATTAAAATTCTCATCGGCTAACTTGCAGTTAGTTGGCAATGTAATGTGCGACTTGTTAATAGGAATCTGTGGCAACTTTGTTGTTATTTTATCAACAACCTTGCAATTGACATTTATTTTGAATGGATAAACAGCAGAATGCACATCAAGGTTTATACATTTGTCAATCTTATGCTTGGCATTCTTGATACCAGTTATATTAGAACTAGTATTTTGCATCGGTAACCCCAATAAATCGACAATCTTCTGTGTAATGAACGATGCCTGTGAGCAACCATCTAACAATGCCTTGCAATATATTGCTACCCCTGACTTAGTAATCAGCTTGACACGAGCAGACGGCAAGACTATATTATGGGCTCTATTCCTTGTTGCAGACAAGGTTACAGAAGGAGTGGGAGACTTGTCTTGATGCAATAAGCTATTGTGCTGTAGCTTGCACACCTTACAccgaaaatgaaatttgcatttgCGCTTGTGTTGCGACAAACAAATCTTACACAAGTTGTTTGTTGAAGCGAACTCCATGCGTTTATGAATGGAAGCTAAATTAAAATTCGGGcaattatataatctgtgtgcAGACTTACAGTATAAACATTGCAGCTGAGGCTTATGCGCTGACGGCTTTGCTGGTGCAGCTACAGGATGGCTGACAAAGCTCTGCGAAGGCCCCTTTTGCACGTCAGTGTTTTCAAATGCTAGGGCACGTTTTTCCACGTAACCTAGGAATTCCTTTACCGTGGGCGACACATTGTTATTTCGCTCCAGTTGAAATGCTCTGTAGGTAGGCAGGTCGATCTTCTTAGATAGGATGCAAATAATTATGGCATCCCACTTATCTACAGGCTCACCCAGGTTTTGCAGAGCAGCAAGATGCTGTTTGACAACTGAAATAAAATTTCGTAAATTAGTGACGTTAGATCGCGTGATTGTAGGCATATCTAGCAGTGCATTAACATGTTCTTGCGTAATTCGAACTTTATTATCGTATCGTTCTTTCAGTAAGCGCAGTGCTTCTGGATAGCTGTTGTCTTCTAATGGcagattttttattaaatcgaGCGGTTCATCACTTAAAAAACCTTTAAGATAATACAGCTTCTGCACTGCTGAAAAAGAAGTACACTTATCGATCATGGCTGTGAACATGTTTATAAATTCGTAATATTCagtgtatttacctgtgaatgTTTTTATCACGACCCGAGGCAGTTTGAGGTTGTCCGACTTGACACTTACGCCATTTGCGCTGCTGGTAGTGGATTGAGCAGCCACTTGAGGATTGTCCCTTTGGCGGATAACATTTATGATGCTATCTAACTGAGCTACCAATAAAATGTAATTGTCTTCAACCTCCTCGTCATCGGTGGCGAGAGTAACTGGTGGGGAGGAAAGAAGCGAGGCAACCTTGCTAGTGAGGCGCTCATACTCACGAAAGGCCTCTAGAAGCCTAGTTTTCTTTGCTAGCACTAACTCTATCGGCGAATTTATGAGCGCTTCTCGGTCAAAGCTGTTTTTCAAACGTGTGATCGACCCTTTGGCGCGACCTCGCGCTGCTATTGCCTCTTTCTGTTCGGTGTCTGACATTTTTAGTTACAATGGTGTATAAAATGCTTTAAACAATCACTACACTTAAATATTTCAATTGTACACTATTAGAATACACTAATGCACGAAGTCACAACTCACAAGTGATCTACTGAATTCGGTAAAGAAATTAAATTGTTCAAACACGAAACGGGTAATGGCGTCGTCGCGTTATCGCTGTGTTGAATCGCAGTGTTGGGCTATTGGGCTGTTGCGTTCTCGGCGTTCACGTACGGCGCTGCGATTGGTCGAGGAACTCGAGGATTGCGCAATGCTGCCGCCCGCACGAGCACGAAGGGATGCGTTCAGATAGCACGTTGAGTACACGAGACGATTAAATGTTGCTTGCACGCGCTTTATGATAGCGCTTGTTTGGTGCATCATAGCGTTTCATATTATATGAATCTTGCGTTTTTCTTTGTATTGCGCCGCTCGGCCTTGCAAGACGGCGAAAGAAAAAACGATAATTATTTCACTCTTCTTTTATTGCGCCGTTGGCGAGAAGAATGTATTATATTGCATTCTTTATCATTTATAATGCGCCGCTCAGGACTTCAATAAGTCGGCGTGATAAAGAATGATTTCTGACCTTCAATGTAGTTTATTGCGTGATTCCATCTTCGGCACTGATTTTTTCCATAGAAGGACCATATGAAAAGGTCTGGTCTTCACATGATCttgaatttttaaattgttgAAAATATcctgtaaaaatgtaaaaatatagaAACCACGTTACATTGTcgaaggaaagaaaattaatgaaGTGCCGCTATGGCAACGAATAACAATAATTTTCATGGATTTTAAATATAGAATCCTTCAATGTTGCTAACAATGGCAGCCACTTGCATTTTACTCCAAGAAGCTCAGTTCGGCACAACGGAAATACTCGCCCTATGACCGCGAACTGCTAGCCATCTACAACTCGATTAGGTATTTTAAGCATATGCTGGAGGCGCGAGTATTCACGGTTTTCACAGACCACAAGCCGTTGTGTTTCGCTTTCACAGCAAGTCAAATTGCTCGCCGAGACAGTTCCGACACCTCGACTACATCTCCCAATTTACGACTGACATCAGGCACATCGCTGGGAAAAACAACGTCGTGGCAGACACCTTGTCCAGAGTCGAGGAGCTTGAGCCACCAATCGACCTGTCCATCCTCGCCAAAGCACAGGAGTCTGACCAGCAGCTCAGGCACATCTTGGAAGGAGACACCGGGTACAGCATCAGCCTAAAGAAGCTGACGATACCAGGGTCATCAACGGCGCTCTACTGTGATGACAGCACTTCGACCCTCAGACCGTATGTGACTCCAGAGTATAGACGACAGGTGTTCAACAGCCTACACTCACTCAGCCATCCTGGGATCAAGGCATCGACAAAACTTGTGTCTGAGCGATTCATATGGCCTAGCTTAAACAAAGATTGTCGCGAATGGGCTCGGGCCTGCTTGGCCTGTCAGAGGTCAAAGATAACGAGACACGTTCAAGCACCTTTGGGTACGTACCAGTTGCCAAAAGCTAGGTTTACCCATGTGCATATTGACATAGTCGGACCGCTGCCTCCTTCTCAAGGGTTTCGCTACTGCTTGACCGCCATAGACCGGTTTACGCGATGGCCAGAAGCGATACCAATGATGGATATAACTGCAGAAACCGTGGCGAAATCACTGCTCTCTACGTAAATCTCCAGATTCGGTTGCCCTATAGATATAGTGACCGATCGAGGATCACAATTTGAATCGGCTCTGTTTAATTACCTAGCGAAGGTCATCGGTTATAAGCATCGACGCACAACTGCATACCACCCTGCCTGCAATGGCATCATAGAGAGATTCCACAGGCAGTTGAAGGCAGCAATCATATGTCATGCGCAAGAAAGTTGGACAGAAGCCTTACCGTTGGTTCTGATGGGTGTAAGGAGCGCTTTTAAGGAAGAGTTGCAAACTTCTTCTGCAGAGCTGGTGTACGGCGAACCGCTCCGACTGCCTGGGGAGTTTTTCCAGCCCAGTACCGACACCACAACCGACCTCACCGACTTCACTGCACGCCTGAAGAATATAACCTATAAACTTCAACCTGTGCCTACTTCAAGGCATGGTCAGAAGAAGACGTTTATATTCAAAGACTTGGCATCCTCCACCCACGTTTTCTTAAGGGAAGACGCTGTGCGTGGCGCGCTAAAGCCAGCATACACAGGACCACACGCAGTGCTGGAAAGAGGAGAAAAGGTCTTCAAGATACAGGTGAACGGAAAGATCACCACCGTAACCATCGATCGTTTGAAACCAGCTTACCTGTTAGCCGAGTCAACGCCTGGTACCGGTGCGCAACCTGAAAGAGAAAGAGATCCTGAAAAAGAGAATACGCCGAAGCCTCTGAAAGAAACGAGAAGGGTTAGTGAAAAAGAAATAGAAAAAGAACCAGAGAAGGGAAATACAATAAGGCATACTAGATCAGGCCGACGGGTAACCTTCCCAGATTATTATCGCCCGTGAGACGGTCTCTGGGGGGGACTGATGTGGCAATGCCACCcatatgtatatacttataaatacatattatttacttgtatacataaatattacatatatattacaaatatacctacttatatagtaaacataataaatatattcatcacataaatacatttacataagtatataaatataacactAAATTCATAAAAGaaatataaacaacataaagtaacctaaataaaattaaaactacctacaaaactaaaactactacttaaaaaaggaaaactaaaaatctatatctaaagagggccctggcccataaatatattaaaagagtaattcataataggtacatacgtaAATAACTATCaataaataaacgtaaataTTTGCAACTACAAAATCCAAGTTCCCGGCCGTGTCGACAGCAGCGAGTCACCACCGCGCCAACCGGTCCTGCCCGTCGCTGCGCGGCCGCTTCATGCGCCCGCGCCCCGCAGTGCATATCTCGATCCCGCACTGAACGCACGTCGCTTTGCGCTAGCACCTACTTCGCTTTCTATCATACTGGCTTACGCCTTTCTCACGTATTTGTGTTGCTATGTACCTGTCTGTGCCTTTGGAACATTATAGTGCTTGAAGATACGCTTgtgagttattatttatcacCGCATCCCCGCTATACGAGTACCTTACTGGTAAGTCCGctttgcatttctaagtaaacaaAGACCGTACACTCCATCACCacatctacattaaatattctatacgctttttcgctaggatcaatatttaaaaaaatatttaagggagaaagttagttataatcaattgttaatattttttgtaaataactcgtaaacggtggcctgtagcaaaaaatgttctgatacataagtaatctacataaaattttctacattaaatattctgtacactttttcgctgggatcaatatttaaaaaaatatttaagggagaaagttaattataatcaattgttaatattttttgttaataactcgtaaacggtggcctgtagcaaaaaatgttctgaaacataagtaatctacatccaattttctacattaaaatttaatgttctataaaaaaattcggtaggttcaatatataaaaaaataaataaggaagAAAGTTAATGaggaagttagtgcactgagttgtcccttttgtcccaggcgatgccgcttgacaaaattgttccttggatcatacttaattgatctgaagtcttaacctggatattaacttttgacttcctcccaaaaagggagaggagaaaagtggttccggcggtacactgcgctctgtttgatataaagccgcagtccgatgattgattgacaaaattgttctcccagaaggaggttcgtggggtatttgtctttgatacggtcgtatagagggcggctgggtgacctccagaaaattccgacttttggtccaccgcttccggtcagaaaaatgtttgacggcccggccaaacggtcggacctaggtggggggtgctcgaccaaatgtcatagagggaccctggcagtttctaacgccgccatttttttttttcaaaatggccggcttttttattttaatgttttcaagtttgtcctagcgcgctgaaattttggtcacggaaagtcggggtcccctagattcctatgaatttttttttttgataaatgttttaattgcggaaaaactgggcacttttattttgtatggcaacttttaaacggtgcttGATAGGTgaggggtgctcgaccaaatgtcatagagggcctctagGGAAATcaaactgcattgaaaaaaattcaaaatggccgacatttttttttaagtttttgaagttggtccgagcgcgccgggatttggcatggcaggagatagaagcctctagattcctatgaaaaaaattttttttggaaaaaacccaagatggcggaaaaaatggcaatttttattttgtatggcaaagcgtcggcgaagcgtcgaggctcgcgaaggccgaaggccgagctccgcgtagggccgaagggctcgcttatcaagacagttgacttggtagaacgcttggaagcgctgcattcacgcagctcggccttcgcctcgctttaaattactgggggttgcacgcttgggagtcggtgtgaaggctccgggcctaagggccctccgccggggtcggccttcggcctcccagcctgaagctcgcccttcgggctcgcttaacacagtttttgtataggattttgcttggttcgtcagtcagccgcatgccaaatctcagcgcgctcggaccaacttgaaaaaaaagtcggccattttgaaattttataaatgcaattcCATttctctcgaggccctctatgacatttggtcgagcaactCCACCtatctcgcaccgtttaaaagctgccatacaaaaaaaattgccatttttttccgCCATCTTTGGTTTcttccaaaaaaattttttttttcataggaatctagaggcctctatctcctgccatgccaaatctcggcgcgctcggaccaacttcaaaaaataaaataaaaaagtcggccattttgaattgttttcaatgcagttttatttccctagaggccctctatgacattcgAGCTCCCTCGAGCACCCTccacctatcacgcaccgtttaaaagttgccatacaaaataaaagtgcccagtttttccgcaattaaaacatttaaaaaaaaaaaattttcataggaatctaggggactcCGACtttccgtgaccaaaatttcagcgcgctaggacaaacatgaaaaaattaaaataaaaaagtcggccattttgaaaaaaaaaaaatggcggcatcaaaaactgccagggtccct
Proteins encoded in this region:
- the LOC134658695 gene encoding uncharacterized protein LOC134658695; amino-acid sequence: MSDTEQKEAIAARGRAKGSITRLKNSFDREALINSPIELVLAKKTRLLEAFREYERLTSKVASLLSSPPVTLATDDEEVEDNYILLVAQLDSIINVIRQRDNPQVAAQSTTSSANGVSVKSDNLKLPRVVIKTFTGKYTEYYEFINMFTAMIDKCTSFSAVQKLYYLKGFLSDEPLDLIKNLPLEDNSYPEALRLLKERYDNKVRITQEHVNALLDMPTITRSNVTNLRNFISVVKQHLAALQNLGEPVDKWDAIIICILSKKIDLPTYRAFQLERNNNVSPTVKEFLGYVEKRALAFENTDVQKGPSQSFVSHPVAAPAKPSAHKPQLQCLYYSSDADEE